DNA from Papio anubis isolate 15944 chromosome 1, Panubis1.0, whole genome shotgun sequence:
TCCCTGCTGCAGGCCCCTCGCAGGCTCAGAGTAGCCCACAGGGTTGGTCATGCCCCCAGGGAAAGGCTAAGACCAAAGCTCTGGCCCCACCTTCTGGGCAGTCTCtgtgtgggagtggggagggatggcgGTGCGGTTCTGGGGCAGAGGGTGGGTACTCTGGGTTTGTCCAACCCGGTACTTACAcctgtcccctccctctcccaACCCCCTTACCTCATCTTCATCCCTGTCTCCCCCCTCCTTCTACACTCTCTTATCTTCCCCCTCTTCTTTCCATCACGTCCTCTCTTCCCCATGGCCTCCTCACCCCCGACTCCCACCCGCGTCCTTGTCTCTGGCCACAGAACTCCATCCGGCACAACCTGTCGCTGCACACCCGCTTCATCCGCGTGCAGAACGAGGGCACCGGCAAGAGTTCGTGGTGGATGCTGAACCCCGAGGGTGGAAAGACAGGCAAGACCCCGCGGCGCAGGGCCGTGTCCATGGACAACGGGGCCAAGTTCCTGCGCATCAAGGGCAAGGCGAGCAAGAAGAAGCAGCTGCAGGCGCCCGAGCGAAGCCCAGACGACAGCTCTCCGGGCGCGCCCGCCCCGGGGCCGGTGCCTGCCGCAGCCAAGTGGGCCGCCAGCCCCGCCTCGCACGCCAGCGACGACTACGAGGCTTGGGCCGACTTCCGCGGCGGCGGGAGACCCCTGCTCGGGGAGGCGGCCGAACTGGAGGACGACGAGGCCCTGGAGGCCCTGGCGCCATCGTCGCCGCTCATGTACCCGAGTCCCGCCAGCGCGCTGTCGCCGGCGCTAGGCGCGCGCTGTCCGGGTGAGCTGCCCCGCCTGGCCGAGCTGGGAGGCCCGCTGGGCCTgcacggcggcggcggcggcgcggggcTGCCCGAGGGCCTGCTGGACGGCGCGCAGGACGCGTACGGGCCGCGGGCCCGCACCGGGACGCCAGCCTACTTCGGCGGCTGCAAGGGCGGCGCTTATGGCGGAGGCGGGGGCTTCGGGCCGCAGGCGATGGGCGCGCTGCGCCGCCTGCCCATGCAGACCATCCAGGAGAACAAGCAGGCCAGCTTCGCGCCGGCCGCCGCGCCCTTCCGCCCCGGGGCGCTGCCcgcgctgctgccgccgccgccgcccgcgcccAGGCCCGGCCCGGTGCTGGGCGCGCCCGGGGAGCTGGCGCTGGCGGGCGCGGCCGCCGCCTACCCTGGCAAGGGGACGGCCCCATACGCGCCGCCCGCGCCCTCGCGCAGTGCCTTAGCCCACCCCATCAGCCTTATGACGCTGCCCGGCGAGGCGGGCGCCGCGGGTCTGGCACCGCCCGGCCACGCCGCCGCCTTCGGGGGCCCGCCCGGCGGCCTCCTGCTGGACGCGCTACCCGGGCCCTacgcggccgccgccgccgggcCGCTGGGCGCCGCGCCCGACCGCTTCCCGGCCGACCTGGACCTCGACATGTTCAGCGGGAGCCTCGAGTGCGACGTGGAGTCCATCATCCTCAACGACTTCATGGACAGCGACGAAATGGACTTCAACTTCGATTCGGCCCTGCCTCCGCCGCCGCCGGGCCTGGCCGGGGCCCCGCCCCCCAACCAGAGCTGGGTGCCTGGCTGAAGGCCGCCTCCCGCCCCCGGGCGCCCCGTCCCGTCCCCAAGGGGCCTCTGTCTTCCCATCCCGATTCCCGGGTCCCCGCCCCCGACTCCAGCTCCCCAGGAGGCGGCCCCAGCCCAGCTAGAGACCCCTCTCGGAGGCCGGCCgccggggagggggagggaggggccgGGGCACCCCACTGCTCCTGCCCACACTCCTGAGATCCACCCCCTCCTCCTGGGCAGGAAGCCTGGGAGAGGAGGCTGAATTCCAGGCTGGCCGGGAGTAGGAAGGAGCGGGGTGGGCAGCCTGGTGTGGACGGTGGTTGGGGAAGTCAACTAGGAGATGGGCCAGGGAGCGTTTACAAATCTTCAGTTTCATTTGCGGAGCCCTAGCCGTGACCCCGCGCCCACCCCAAACATGAATCTGATTCCCACTTGACACACTTTCCCACTGGTCTTAGTCTCACCCACCCGAAGCCAGCAACCCTCTGCTGAAAACACACCTACCTAAATCCATCCACCCTGAGCAGCCCTCCACCCCCAAATCGCCCTCCGACGACCGCCACCCCCACAGTTCAGTCTGCCCCTCCCATCCCCGCCGgccctctcttctcccctcccccgtCGGAGTCAGTCCCTCTCTTCAACCGCCCCCACCCCCCAGTACCGGTCTCAGCTTCTCCAGCGGGCCTCAGCCCCGTCCACCCCCAACCCCGACGCCCCTTTCTCCGCGCCAGTTCTGGCCCTTCTCCCATATTTATAAGTGTCCGGCCGGGGCGGGCGGTGGGCGCGGCGTCCCCGGCGCGTATCGTAGGCAGTGTACCGTGGCCGTGCCGTCAgagtgtgcgtgtgcgtgtgtgccgTGTCGAGGCTGTGTAGAGTGCATTGTACAGCATATTTTcatgaataaaattgttttaaatatttcccgCGCCTTGGGTTAGCGGGAGGGGAGTGGTGGCAGAGGATAATTGACAGGGAActtggggcaggaggagggttcCTGTGCCTGAGTCACTATTGCGGCTTTGTGTCTGGGTACTCTGCCCAGCACATAGTGGTTAGGCGCCTGCTGAGTCCCCCGTGCTGAAGTTGTGCTTCGTGGAGCTCTGCACCTGTTTCTGTGAACATGTGCATGCACGAAGTTTTGGCCCAGGAAAATGCGTCCTAAATAAGCCTCAGAGATTGGGAGAGGatgcacaaatatttactgagaacctTTAGTGCCAGGCTCTGTGTTGGGCACGATTTTTGTTCCCGtcgtacagatgagaaaacaaggtCAGAGAAAATAACTTGGGAAGGAGGGTAGAGATGGTGAAAAGAGAACCCTCTGAGGTGCACAGACTGCTCTTGGAATCCATTTCCTAcaatttaccagctgtgtgaccctgggcaaatttTCAACCTCTGAAGCCTTTCTTCCTGTACTACACCATGGAGTAGTACCATCCATCTCATGACCATCTGTGAGGCATGAGGAAAGGTATGTAAAGTGTTCAGCACAGGTCCTGTACTCATTCATTTTAGGAAGATTTGGTGAGCACCGGTTAAGTTTTTATACCAAGCACTGGGGCTGCCCTAGAGCCACACAGACACAGTCTCTACCCTTAAGGAACTTAGAGGCTCCTGGGGAGAACAGGCCAGCAAATAGGCGATTATAGATGAAAGCTGTGATGATCCGAGAGGAGCCAGGTGGCTGTCGTGGGACTGGATGATGGGGCAGCACTCATCTTGGACTTGAGTCAGGGAAGGTGCCTGGACTGGTGCTGCCTCAGCTAAGCTTGGTAGGAGGAATTGGCATTGGGAAGGGGATTCAGATGAAATGGCATGTTCAAAGGCCCAGAGTCAAGAGATGTGTGGATTCCAGAACCAAAAGCAGTTGAGTGTGGCTAAAGTTCAGAGAGGGACAGATTACTGATGGCAGGGAGGCTAATGGGCCAGAGGGTTCAACAGTGGAAGAGGGACAATGTGGTCCAGCCGGAGGTGCTGATGTGGCTCAAaccaggggatgggggaggacAGTGGGGCTGGAAgggaaaggatgagttcacatgTACTTTGGATATGGAGTCACTGGGAACTTGGTTGTAGACTGGACCTGGGGGATGAAGGAGAGGGAAGCATCAATTGATGGTTTTTGTTTGGGTATCTGGGGAGACAGGGCCATTCCTTGAGATGGGGCACACCAAAGCAGGAGGAGCCCTAGGGAAATTGATGTGCTCATTTGAGCTATAGTCCATGAGAATCTTTGGGATTTGGAGCAGAGGGAGAGATGTTCAGGAGCATACACACTAGGTGAAATGGCATTCTCTGgcactgggcaacatagtggccCTGAGGTGTCCACATGCATAGTGGGGTCAGAGCCCAGAAGGTGTCTGGGCTGGAAAGGGAGGTCAAGAATCAGGAGCACAGAAGTTGTCACTGATGGGTTGGAAGTGGCTTGGGAGGGGAAGGATTGCAGAGTTGGAAGAGCAGAAAGTCCAAGTCTGCTTTGATGAACACCTTGGCACAGGAGGGACTCACTGGctgagagggagaagagaaggaaaaccaGGACCCCGGGGAACTGGGGGCGGTGTCCTAGAAAGGAATACCCAATGTTCTTACCTTCTGGAGCCTTCCTTTCTCAGTCTGGAAGATGGGGCAAATAAGATAGGAATTATTGTCTGAGGTCACTCTATTGGCAAGGCACGGAGCCCCTGAGTGTTTACCTCCAATGCCCAGGCTCTCGTGCAGTCCCCACTGCCTCTAATGAAGTGGCTGAGAGCAGAGGAGCAGAGGAACTCGGAACCAGTAGAATCCGCACAGGTTCTGGGCTCTGAGTTGGGGCTGAGACCCAACCTGGTATGGTGAGCGTCCCTGCCAAGTGGGGAGCACATAGAGGCTGATGTCCCCTCTCCCCTGGGACAGATGCCCCAGCCCAACCCCACAGCCAGCCTCTGAGACAGCCCAGCTGGGTGTGGGCTCCATATGGGCTCCAGAACTGCCCCCACCCTAGGCTGACGGAGGGTGGGCcgctggtgtgtgtgtgcagggctgTGTGTTTCCATGTAGTCCCatatgtgtctgtctgtgtgggcctgtgtgtgtgtgtgtgtgtgtgtgtgtgttaggggtcAGTGAGTGTGCTGGGGGGCAGGTGGGGTGGTGCTTGAGGTTCTCCCTGCTGACTGTGCGCGtcgctgggtgtgtgtgtgtgtgtgtgtgg
Protein-coding regions in this window:
- the FOXO6 gene encoding forkhead box protein O6, whose protein sequence is MAAKLRAHQVDVDPDFAPQSRPRSCTWPLPQPDLAGDEDGALGAGVAEGAEDCGPERRATAPAMAPAPPLGAEVGPLRKAKSSRRNAWGNLSYADLITKAIESAPDKRLTLSQIYDWMVRYVPYFKDKGDSNSSAGWKNSIRHNLSLHTRFIRVQNEGTGKSSWWMLNPEGGKTGKTPRRRAVSMDNGAKFLRIKGKASKKKQLQAPERSPDDSSPGAPAPGPVPAAAKWAASPASHASDDYEAWADFRGGGRPLLGEAAELEDDEALEALAPSSPLMYPSPASALSPALGARCPGELPRLAELGGPLGLHGGGGGAGLPEGLLDGAQDAYGPRARTGTPAYFGGCKGGAYGGGGGFGPQAMGALRRLPMQTIQENKQASFAPAAAPFRPGALPALLPPPPPAPRPGPVLGAPGELALAGAAAAYPGKGTAPYAPPAPSRSALAHPISLMTLPGEAGAAGLAPPGHAAAFGGPPGGLLLDALPGPYAAAAAGPLGAAPDRFPADLDLDMFSGSLECDVESIILNDFMDSDEMDFNFDSALPPPPPGLAGAPPPNQSWVPG